The Thermobispora bispora DSM 43833 genome window below encodes:
- a CDS encoding glycosyltransferase family 2 protein, whose protein sequence is MTTELCSPMGFMRTPSEGTAELSWQDGRWFAAGRPLGRPLRPDDVAPLRPLRALRVAWPREPAAYALATIRDLAGAGVPLTADPPPAWVRAADPVLADLIAGWVPEAGDGSPRSVADLRREEHSVRLRRHALRAKGLCRDTPQVAVVMASRRPHLVGRALAQIARQRGADLEVIVALHGYPADLVRQALDEFPGTLTVIEADRDTPFGAVLNQAAERSSAGLIAKWDDDDWYGPEHIADLLLAKAYSGADVVGTAAEFFHLEPLNCTIRRTDYSSEVWTDHVAGGTILIDRRLFQEVGGFAPLPGGVDSHLLRAAAAAGGRIYRTHGLGYMLSRSVSGDHTWRLPLAHFLRVATNQWHGFRPSLLLETP, encoded by the coding sequence CGAGCTGTGCTCGCCGATGGGGTTCATGCGCACCCCATCCGAGGGGACGGCGGAGCTGTCATGGCAGGACGGCCGATGGTTCGCGGCCGGCCGCCCGCTCGGGCGGCCGCTGCGCCCCGACGACGTGGCACCGCTCCGGCCGCTGCGCGCGTTACGGGTCGCCTGGCCGCGCGAACCCGCGGCGTACGCGCTCGCCACGATCCGGGACCTCGCCGGAGCGGGCGTCCCGCTCACCGCGGACCCGCCGCCGGCCTGGGTCCGCGCCGCCGACCCCGTGCTCGCCGACCTGATCGCCGGCTGGGTCCCCGAGGCCGGGGACGGCTCGCCCCGCTCCGTGGCCGACCTGCGGCGGGAGGAGCACAGCGTGCGCCTGCGGCGGCACGCGCTCCGCGCCAAGGGCCTCTGCCGGGACACGCCCCAGGTGGCGGTGGTGATGGCGAGCCGCCGCCCGCACCTCGTCGGCCGGGCGCTCGCCCAGATCGCCCGCCAGCGCGGCGCCGACCTCGAGGTGATCGTCGCGCTGCACGGCTACCCCGCGGACCTGGTACGGCAGGCCCTCGACGAGTTCCCCGGCACGCTCACCGTCATCGAGGCGGACCGGGACACCCCGTTCGGCGCGGTGCTCAACCAGGCGGCCGAACGGTCCTCGGCGGGCCTCATCGCCAAGTGGGACGACGATGACTGGTACGGCCCCGAGCACATCGCCGACCTGCTGCTCGCCAAGGCGTACTCCGGGGCCGACGTCGTGGGCACGGCCGCCGAGTTCTTCCACCTGGAGCCGCTGAACTGCACGATCCGCCGGACCGACTACTCCAGCGAGGTCTGGACCGATCACGTCGCCGGGGGCACGATCCTGATCGACCGGCGGCTCTTCCAGGAGGTGGGCGGTTTCGCCCCGCTTCCCGGAGGCGTCGACAGCCACCTGCTCCGCGCGGCCGCGGCGGCCGGCGGGCGGATCTACCGCACCCACGGTCTCGGCTACATGCTCAGCCGGTCGGTGAGCGGCGACCACACCTGGCGGCTCCCCCTCGCCCACTTCCTCAGAGTCGCGACCAACCAATGGCACGGCTTCCGGCCGAGCCTGCTGCTGGAAACGCCATGA
- a CDS encoding glycosyltransferase family 2 protein, whose translation MTPRIRGNDYTVLRPPAIGSPWTPRLTVSVVIPAYGAQEKLDLVLAGLSAQTYPQNLIEVIVVDNGSTPPLRLPEIRPANTRLVVCPDPGRAAARNAGLAAATGDVIHWLDADVVPERTEVEAHMRWHHLAPYLSVTSYLRFTTAPLPSPEEVAAAEDLGKFFEPAEPHAWIADLIERTEALTRSRRPFSVHVGGAASVAARLFERAGAMDPEMILGQDTEMGYRLAQAGAVFIPDPEARGYHLGPSMRMRDGEAINRVSHALIADRVPVYRWLRSHPYRQWKVPWLEVAVDAAGASFEDVRATVDGVLAGTLTDLAVILVGPWDEIEPERRAPLTDPRLDLSLIRAHYAYEGRVRFATSLPHTAAPFRLHLPPGWVPGEDSLFALLSLARDEQNLGLVSVLLAEGPDGIVSARLERTEAFARAAMLVTEGESIDTVVDETFGTLWVDGETYGFVPASAAAPLHSARAAYRARVEAEAEVARLTKETERLRAQVTRWRDEAAKWRRSAVEYRREIGSLRRQISALKRRDPGLKAIARGIARSIAFRRSHPPDKAAGS comes from the coding sequence ATGACGCCACGAATCCGGGGAAACGACTACACCGTCCTGCGCCCGCCGGCGATCGGCTCGCCGTGGACGCCTCGGCTCACCGTGAGCGTGGTCATCCCCGCCTACGGCGCCCAGGAGAAGCTCGACCTCGTGCTCGCCGGGCTCTCCGCGCAGACCTATCCGCAGAACCTCATCGAGGTCATCGTCGTCGACAACGGCAGCACGCCGCCGCTGCGCCTCCCGGAGATCCGGCCGGCCAACACCCGGCTGGTGGTCTGCCCGGACCCGGGCCGCGCGGCCGCGCGGAACGCGGGCCTCGCCGCCGCCACCGGCGACGTGATCCACTGGCTGGACGCCGACGTCGTCCCCGAGCGGACCGAGGTCGAGGCGCACATGCGCTGGCACCACCTCGCGCCGTACCTGTCCGTCACCTCGTACCTGCGCTTCACCACGGCCCCGCTGCCCTCCCCGGAGGAGGTCGCCGCCGCCGAGGACCTGGGGAAGTTCTTCGAGCCGGCCGAGCCGCACGCCTGGATCGCGGACCTCATCGAGCGGACGGAGGCGCTCACCCGGTCGCGGCGGCCGTTCAGCGTCCACGTCGGCGGCGCCGCCTCGGTCGCCGCCCGGCTGTTCGAGCGCGCCGGGGCCATGGACCCCGAGATGATCCTCGGCCAGGACACCGAGATGGGGTACCGGCTGGCCCAGGCCGGCGCGGTGTTCATCCCGGACCCCGAGGCCCGCGGCTACCACCTCGGCCCCTCGATGCGGATGCGGGACGGCGAGGCCATCAACCGCGTGAGCCACGCCCTCATCGCCGACCGGGTCCCGGTCTACCGGTGGCTGCGCTCGCACCCGTACCGGCAGTGGAAGGTGCCCTGGCTCGAGGTGGCCGTCGACGCGGCGGGCGCGTCGTTCGAGGACGTGCGCGCCACCGTGGACGGCGTGCTCGCCGGCACGCTCACCGACCTGGCGGTGATCCTGGTCGGCCCGTGGGACGAGATCGAGCCGGAGCGGCGGGCGCCGCTCACCGACCCCCGCCTCGACCTCTCCCTGATCCGCGCCCACTACGCCTACGAGGGCAGGGTCCGGTTCGCCACCTCGCTCCCGCACACGGCCGCGCCGTTCCGCCTGCACCTGCCGCCGGGCTGGGTCCCGGGGGAGGACAGCCTGTTCGCGCTGCTCTCCCTCGCCCGGGACGAGCAGAACCTCGGCCTGGTCAGCGTCCTCCTCGCCGAGGGCCCGGACGGGATCGTCAGCGCCCGGCTCGAGCGCACGGAGGCGTTCGCCCGGGCGGCCATGCTCGTGACCGAGGGCGAGAGCATCGACACCGTGGTCGACGAGACGTTCGGCACGCTCTGGGTCGACGGCGAGACGTACGGGTTCGTCCCGGCCTCCGCCGCCGCGCCGCTGCACAGCGCGCGGGCCGCCTACCGCGCCCGGGTGGAGGCGGAGGCCGAGGTGGCGCGCCTCACCAAGGAGACCGAGCGGCTGCGCGCCCAGGTCACCCGCTGGCGGGACGAGGCGGCCAAATGGCGGCGCTCCGCGGTGGAGTACCGCCGGGAGATCGGCAGCCTCCGGCGGCAGATCTCCGCCCTCAAGCGGCGCGACCCCGGGCTGAAGGCCATCGCCCGCGGCATCGCCCGGTCCATCGCGTTCCGCCGCTCGCACCCGCCGGACAAGGCCGCCGGTTCATGA
- a CDS encoding glycosyltransferase, with translation MTGEARPRIRHNDYSPLTPPPLGDWVPRLTASVVIPARGAQHRLDLTLAALAAQTYPASLTEVIVVDDGSSPPLRLPEIRPENTRIIVSPPGGRGPGHAMNAGIAAAGGEIVHRLDADMVICAEHLESLFRWHHLTDYLVTIGGKRFTEEPELTPEAVYDAVKRGDFDSLFDPAALVASSTEATIERLDGLRKSRNPYQVCTGPTVSLRRTLLAEVGGFDPEVVRGQDTEFAYRLAQAGAVFIPDPAARAVHLGMPAQRGEHREAIIRLVETYLAHRVPLRRDLRKDRGRRWLVPFVEVVFDATGADERRVRAAVDAALGGTLTDVAVTLVGTWPDPAAPGGPQWHGPAFDRALVHELLRHDPRVRFAERPAPTAAPAPFRYTAPIDAPPTGDLLERMTKVMLEERLGMLVVELDGGGTATLERTEAVARARLLAAPGERLTDVIEATHGVRHAAEREFRRAAGRDEPAAKRPEPAGGQAAQEAERRAARRREGQAARPAAKEPAPAQPGGRSVWGRLGLFRRS, from the coding sequence GTGACGGGCGAAGCCCGGCCGAGGATCCGGCACAACGACTATTCTCCCCTGACTCCACCGCCCCTGGGCGACTGGGTTCCGCGGCTCACCGCCAGCGTGGTCATCCCGGCGCGCGGTGCGCAGCACCGCCTCGACCTCACCCTCGCCGCGCTCGCCGCCCAGACCTACCCTGCCTCGCTCACCGAGGTCATCGTCGTGGACGACGGGAGCTCCCCGCCGCTGCGGCTGCCGGAGATCCGCCCGGAGAACACGCGGATCATCGTCAGCCCGCCGGGCGGCCGGGGGCCCGGGCACGCGATGAACGCGGGGATCGCGGCGGCCGGCGGTGAGATCGTCCACCGGCTCGACGCGGACATGGTGATCTGCGCCGAGCACCTGGAGTCCCTGTTCCGCTGGCACCACCTGACCGACTACCTGGTGACGATCGGCGGCAAGAGGTTCACCGAGGAGCCGGAGCTCACCCCGGAGGCGGTCTACGACGCGGTGAAGCGCGGCGACTTCGACTCGCTCTTCGACCCGGCCGCGCTGGTCGCCAGCTCGACCGAGGCGACGATCGAGCGGCTCGACGGGCTGCGGAAGAGCCGCAACCCCTACCAGGTCTGCACCGGGCCCACCGTGTCGCTCCGCCGCACGCTCCTGGCGGAGGTCGGCGGGTTCGACCCCGAGGTCGTCCGCGGGCAGGACACCGAGTTCGCCTACCGGCTCGCGCAGGCGGGCGCGGTGTTCATCCCCGACCCGGCGGCGCGGGCGGTCCACCTCGGCATGCCGGCGCAGCGGGGCGAGCACCGGGAGGCGATCATCCGCCTGGTCGAGACCTACCTGGCGCACCGGGTGCCGCTCCGGCGGGATCTCCGCAAGGACCGGGGCCGGCGGTGGCTCGTCCCCTTCGTCGAGGTCGTGTTCGACGCGACCGGGGCGGACGAGCGGCGGGTGCGCGCCGCGGTCGACGCCGCCCTCGGCGGCACCCTCACCGACGTGGCGGTCACCCTGGTGGGGACCTGGCCGGACCCGGCCGCCCCCGGCGGCCCCCAGTGGCACGGCCCCGCCTTCGACCGCGCCCTCGTGCACGAGCTGCTCCGCCACGACCCGCGGGTGCGGTTCGCCGAGCGCCCCGCCCCGACGGCGGCCCCGGCCCCGTTCCGGTACACCGCGCCGATCGACGCCCCGCCGACCGGCGACCTGCTGGAGCGGATGACCAAGGTCATGCTCGAGGAGCGGCTGGGGATGCTGGTGGTCGAGCTCGACGGCGGCGGGACCGCGACGCTGGAGCGCACCGAGGCGGTCGCCCGCGCCCGGCTGCTCGCCGCGCCCGGCGAGCGGCTGACCGACGTCATCGAGGCGACCCACGGGGTACGGCACGCCGCGGAGCGGGAGTTCCGGCGGGCGGCCGGACGGGACGAGCCCGCCGCCAAGCGCCCGGAGCCGGCCGGCGGGCAGGCCGCGCAGGAGGCGGAACGGCGAGCGGCGCGGCGGCGGGAGGGCCAGGCGGCACGGCCGGCGGCGAAAGAGCCCGCCCCGGCACAGCCGGGCGGCCGCTCCGTGTGGGGCCGCCTCGGCCTGTTCCGCCGATCATGA